TGGACCTGCGCTCGGACTCCGCGCAGGAGCTCGCCCGCATCGACGCCGCTTTCAAGGCGATCGTGGGGAAGGCCGTGGACGCGGAGAACGCCGCCCGCAGCACCGCCAAGGGCGCCATCACCGCCGAGTGGAAGAAGATCGGCGACCGCCCCGCCGGCGCCATCGACCGCGACAGCGCCCTGGTGGCCAACGCCACCGCCGCCGCGAAGGCGCTGGGCTTCACGCCCAAGGCCGTCGCCAGCTCCACCGATGCCAGCATCCCCATCTCCATGGGCGTTCCCGGGATCGCCCTCAGCGCCGGTGCCGGCGCCGGTGCGCACTCGCTCGACGAGTGGGTGGACGTGGAGCCGGGGCAGACCCTGCACGACATGCAGCTCGCCTTCGCCACCCTGCTGAAGACGGCCGACATGGAGGCCTAGGGCCCGGGCCTCCTCGATGCCGGGGAGGGCGGTGCTGGCGGGGAGGAGGACGCGGGCGCATCGGTCGCGGCGCATCGCCGTGCGCGGCCTGTCCTCGGCCTGGGCAGGTCAGCCATCCCCGCACCTCCGGCCGCCCTGCCATCGGCCGATCACATCGGGCGCTGCCCTGGACTCAGCGGGCCTGGGCCTGGTGGCCGCACGCGGCGGGCGGCGACGAGGTCCAGGAACGCCCTCATCGCGGCGCTGGGGTGCCGCCGGCTCGGGTAGTAGAGGAACCACCCCGGCAGGTCCTGGCTCCAGTCCCGGAGGATTTCGACGAGCGAGCCCTCCGCGAGGGAGGGCCGCACGTAGTCCTCCAGCAGGTGGGCAATTCCCTGTCCCGCGAGGGCGGCGCCCAGTTCCTGGTGCGCGGAGCTCAGCGTCAGGCGGCCGCTGGGGACGATCTCCACCGCCTCCCCGCCCCTCTCGAACTTCCAGCGGGCCAGCGTGCCGCCCGGGAAGCGCCGGCGGATGCACGCGTGCCCGACCAGGTCCTGCGGGCTGCCCGGCTCGCCGTTCCGCCGCAGGTAGGACGGCGCCGCGACGATCGCGTAGCGCAGCGGCGGCCCCAGCGGGACGGCCACCATGTCCTGGTCCAGCTGCTGCCCGAAGCGCACCCCGGCGTCGAAGCCCTGGGCCACGATGTCCACGATGGCCGCGTCGCTCATGATCTCGACCCGGACTTCCGGGTGGATCTCCATGAACTCGAAGGCCAGCGGGCACAGCACGTGATCCACGGCCGGGCCGGGCGCGTTGATCCGCAGCGTGCCCGATGGCCTCTCCCGCAGCCCGTCGAGCTCGTCGATCGCCGTCCTGATCTCCTGCAGCGCCGGCACGAGGCGCTCGAGCAGCCGCGCGCCCGCCTCCGTGGGCGCGACGCTCCGCGTCGTCCGGTTCAGCAGGCGGATTCCCAGCCCGTCCTCCAGGGCGCGGATCGTCTGGCTCAGCGCGGTGGAGGAGACGCCCCGCTCCGCCGCGGCGGCGCGGAAGCCGCCGTGCCGGATGATGGCCGCGAGGACGTCCAGGCTGTCGAGGCGGAGCGGCTTCATTGGGAAGCCAGGGTTATCAGGCCTGGCATCCATTGCCAGCTTATTCGGGCGCCGGTGGGGTGTCATTTCCGGGGGCAGGCGCCGCACGCCGCGGCCGCCGGGATCGAGGACGGCAACCCCGTGACACGCCTGACCATCAACCGTCGCACCATCATGCTGACGGCGGCCGCCGCCTCGGGAGCGGCGCTGACCGGCAGACCCGGCCGGCCCGCCCTGGCGCAGGGCGCCGTGGCCCCGATCGGCAACGCCGCGCACTACCGCTTCCGGGTGGGGGAGGTCGCCGCGACGGTGCTGAGCGACGGCGTGATCGGCGGGCCGCCCCGGGTCTACGCCAGCGACGCGCCGGAGGCCGAGCTGGGTGCGGTGCTGCGGAACGCCTTTCTCCCCGCCGACCACATGACGCTGAACCTCAACACGCTGCTGATCGAGACGGGCGGGCGCCGCATCCTGCTCGAGGCGGGGGCCGGGCAGAGCATGGGGCCGAATGGCGGGCGCCTTTTCGCCAACCTCGCCGCGGTCGGGCTGACGCCGGGCGACATCGACGCCGTCGTCGTCTCCCACGCCCATCCCGACCATGTCGGCAACCTGCGCGCGCCGGATGGCGGCCGCGCCTTCCCGCGGGCCGCGGTCTTCGTGCCCCGCGCAGACTGGGACTTCTTCGTCCGCGGCGAGCCCGACCTGTCCTACATGCCCGTGCCGGCGGAGTTCCGGCGCAACTTCGCCGCCGCCATCAAGCGCGGCCTGGAGCCCGTCTCGCGCGACGTGCGGCTCTACGAGGCCGGGCAGGAGATCGTGCCGGGCCTCACCACCATCGCCGCCTCCGGCCACACGCCGGGCATGGCCGCCCTCCTGGTCCATTCCGGGCGCGACCAGCTGCTGCTGACGGCGGACCTCGCCTACCTCCCCGTCATCAACATCGACCGCAACTGGCGGCCGGGGCCGGACCGCGACAAGGACGCCGCGCTGGAGGCGCGCCGCCGGATCTTCGACCGGGCGGCGGCCGACCGGCTCCTCGTCCTCGGCTTCCACTACCCCTTTCCCGGCCTGGGGCGGATGCTGAGGACGGACACGGGCTACGCCTGGGTCCCCGCCCCCTGGCAGTTCTGACCGCCCGCCGGCTGCCGTGAGGCCCCGGACCTCGCCCGGTCCGGTGGGGCGGGACACGGGCCGGCCGCGCCATCGGGCAGGGATGGGACGGAGGCGTCCGGGAGCGGCGCCGGGGTCACCGGGGTGCCTCCCGGCGCAGCTGCTGCTCGCGCAGGAAGATGAAGAGCCCGGCGCCGATGATGATGGCGGCCCCGGCCAGGGTCAGCGGCCCGATCACCTCGCCGAAGAAGAGGTAGCCGAAGAGCATGCCCCAGAGGATCAGCGTGTACTGGTAGGGCACCACCACGGAGGCCGGCGCGATCCGCAGCGCCTGGTTCACGCAGAGATTGCCGCCCAGCGAGCCGATGCCGAGGAACAGCATGAGCACGAAGTCCGTGATCCCGGGCGGCGTCCAGCCCTGCGTCAGGACGAGCACGGCGCCGAAGAGGAGCGCGGCCAGGAGCTGTGCCGTCATCAGCACCGTCCCCGGCACGCCCGCCAGCTGGCGGGTGGTGATGAGGAAGAGGGCGTAGCTGAAGCTGCCCGCCAGGGCGCAGACCGCGCCGAAGGAGAGGGAGGAGGGCGAGGGGTGCAGCGCGAGCACGACGCCGCCGAACCCCACCGCCACGGCCGTCCAGCGGCGCCAGCCGACCCGCTCCCCCAGCAGGAAGGGAGAGAGGGCGGTCACGTAGATCGGGCCGGCCATGTAGTAGGTCATGACCTCCGCCAGGGGCAGCTCCGTGAGCGCCCAGAAGAAGAGCGAGGATTCCAGGGTGGAGAAGGCCACGCGCAAGAGTTGCAGCCCCGGGCGCGGCGCCCGGAGGAAGGCGGGGGAACCGGCCGCCCGGATCGAGGGCGCCATGGCGCAGAGCCCGGCGACGCTGCGCACCAGCAGCAGCTGCCCCACCGTGTAGGAGCCGACCAGCCATTTGCCGAGCGTGTCGTTGACGGCGAAGAGGAGCACGCCGAGCAGCATCATGACGACGCCGCCGGTGGCGCCCGCGGGCAGGCTGCCCGGGCGCGGAGATGAGAGCACGGCCGTTTTCCACCCCTTGCGGCCCTTTCCGCCCGCGACGGGGGCCGGGCCGCAGCACTAGCGACGCGGGGTGATCCTGAAAAGCCCGGGGTGGCGCGGCCGCCGCGATGCCGGCAGCCCTCCTGCCCTGGGCTCCTCCTCCATGTGGCGGGAGGGATGGCTGGGGAACCGCGCGGGCGCCGGGGAGGGCGGCGCCGGGCGGTGGCGGCCTGGACCCCTGCGGCGGTTGCGCGCCTAATGCGCGGGCGGGGGTAGGACGAGCGCCGCACCTGCGCGAGGTGAAGGGTGGAAACGATGCGGAACCCCGGTGCAACCAACCCCGGTATGGGGAACCCCGGTATCTGGACCGTGGTGGTGGCCGCCGCGGTCGCGGCCTCCATGGCCATGGGAATCCGCCAGACCCTCGGCCTTTTCCTCCTGCCCCTGAGCGCGGAGACGGGCGTCTCCGTCGTCACGCTCGGGCTCGCCGTCGCGCTGCACAACCTGACCTGGGGGATCGCCCAGCCGGTGACCGGCGCGCTCGGCGACCGCTACGGCGCCGGGCGGGTCGCCGCCGTCGGCGGGCTGCTCTACGCGGCCGGCCTCGGCCTTGTCGTGCTGCACCCATCCCCCCTCACGGCCGTGCTGGGGATCGGGGTCCTGACGGGGCTGGGCGTGGGGTGCGCGGGGACCGGCAGCGTCATCGCGGCCGTGGGGCGAGCGGCCCCGCCGGAGCGCCGGGGCAGCATGCTCGGCCTGGCCGCCGCCGGCGGATCGGTCGGGCAGGCGATGCTGGTGCCCTACGCGCAGCTGGGCATGGGCTGGTTCGGCGCGGTCGCGGCGCTGGGCGCGATGGCCGCCATGGCGCTGCTCATCGTGCCGGCCGCGCGCGCCATGGAGTGGTCGCCGCGCAATCCGCTGGCGCCGCGGCGCGCCCTGTCCGAGCTGCCCGGCCTCGCCCGGACCGCCCTGCGGGAGCGGGACTTCGCCCTGCTGACGCTCGGCTTCTTCGCCTGCGGCTTTCAGCTGGCCTTCCTGACCACCCACCTGCCGACGCATCTCGCGCTCTGCGGCATGCCGCCCTGGCTCGGCGCCACCGCGCTGATGCTGGTGGGGCTGTTCAACATCCCGGGGTCCTGGCTCTGCGGCCGGCTCGGCGGCGTCATCCGGCCGGAGGTGGCACTGGGCGCGATCTACCTCGTCCGCAGCCTCGCGATCGCGCTCTTTGCCACCCTGCCCGTGACGGAATGGGGCACGCTGCTCTTCGCCGCGGTGCTCGGCTCCATCTGGCTCGGTTCCGTGCCGCTGACGGCCGCGGCCATCTCCCGGCGATTCGGGGTGGCTGACCTCGGGGCGCTCTACGGCGTCTGCTTCTTCAGCCACCAGATCGGTGGCTTCCTCGGGGCGGGCGCGGCGGCGATCCTGGTGGAGAGGACGGGCAGCTACGCGGCCTTCTGGCCGGTGATGATCCTCGTCGGGTTCGGCGCGGTCGCCGCCAACTGGACCACGCGCGGGCCGATCCGCGCGGCCGCGGCCGCCTAGGCGTGCCGGGGGCGGCGGAAGGGCCGGCCGGGGTGTGGCGGGTCCGGACGCGACCCGCGCCATTGTCTTGCCGCGTGTTCATAAACTAGCCTCCCTGGGGATGGCGCACGAAGCGCCGCCGAGGAGGAAATCATGACGTCCCACCCCGCGTGGCGTCCGGCGCTGGCCGGTGTTCTCTCCCTTGCCCTCTCGCTCCCGGCCCTGGCCCAGCAGCCCGCGGCGCCGCCGGCCTGGGCGCAGGGCCGCACGGGAGACCAGGCGAACTCCCCCCTAGCCCCCCACGCGCCGCGGCTGACGGCGACGCCGGCCGACCGCATCCCGCTGGACTCCCTCCGCCTGCCCGAGGGCTTCCGGGCGGAGGTCTGGGCCTCCGGCATGCCGGGTGCGCGCATGATGGCGCGGGGCGAGGACGGGACGGTCTATGTCGGCACGCGCGCCATCGGCCGCGTCTACGCCGTGAAGGAGGAGGGCGGGAACCGGACCTCGCGCGTCCTGGCGCAGCGGCTGGACAACCCGAACGGCGTGGCGGTGCGGGACGGCGCGCTCTACGTCATCGCGATCAACCGCGTGCTGCGCTACGACAACATCGCGGCGAACCCGAACGCCGAGCCGGTGGACATGACTGCGGCCTTCAACCTGCCGACGGAAGCGCATCACGGCTGGAAGTTCGCGGCCTTCGGCCCGGACGGCAAGCTGTACATGAACATCGGCGTGCCCTGTAACACCTGCACCTTCGATGAGAACCGGCACGCACTGATCGTGCGCTACAACCCCGATGGCTCGGGCCGCGAGGTGATGGGCCACGGTGTGCGCAACTCCGTGGGCTTCGACTGGCGGCCGGGCACGAACGTGCTCTACGCCAGCAACAACGGGCGTGACTGGGCGGGGAACGACACGCCCGACGACACGCTGCACCGCCTCTCCCGCCCCGGCGAGCATCACGGCTTCCCCTACTGCTCCGGCAACGCCTGGCAGGATCCCGGGCACACCGGCCGCAGGTGCTCGGAGTTCCCCGCCCCCGTCGCGCTGCTCGGGCCGCACACGGCGGCGCTGGGGATGCGCTTCTACAACGGCACCATGTTCCCCGAGGCTTATCGCGGCCGCGCCTTCATCGCCCGCCACGGTTCCTGGAACCGCGACGCGAAGAGCGGCTTCGACGTGGTGACGGTGGCGCTGAACGAGGACGGATCGCAGGGCCGGGTGGAGCCCTTCCTGACGGGGCTGCTCGACACGGGCGACAACAGCTTCAAGGGCCGGCCGACCGACGTGCTGGTGATGCCCGACGGGTCGCTCCTCGTCTCCGACGAGCAGAACGGCGCCATCTACCGCATCACCTACCAGCGGTGACGGGCTTGCGGGCTCTGTTGCTGGGGCTGGCGCTGATGGCGCCCGCCCTTCCCGCCGCGGCGCAGGGAAGCGCGCCCGAGAATGCCGCGCCCCAGAATGCCGCCGTCGCGCGGGGCGAGAGGCTGGCGGCGGAGCGCAGCTGCGGCGCCTGCCACGGCGAGCGGGGCGTCTCCGCCACGCCCTCCATCCCGTCCCTGGCCGGGCAGCAGCGCGAGTTCATCGCGCTGCAGCTCGTGCTGTTCCGCGAGGGGCTGCGCGACGTGGCGGCGATGAAGGAGCCCTCGGAAGGCCTCTCCGACGAGGCGGTGGAGGATCTGGGCGCCTACTTCGCTTCCCTGCGCCACGCCCCGCCGCCGGACCGGGCGCGGCGGAACGTGCCCGCCTACAACAACGGCGCGGCCCTCTCGAACCGGTTGCGCTGCGGCGTCTGCCACCTGCCGAACCTGGTCGGGCAGAACCAGGTGCCGCACATCGCCGGGCAGCGGGAGGAGTACCTGGCGGACACGCTGAAGGCCTATCGCGACAACAACCGGCACGGGACGGACACGCAGATGAACGCCGTGGTCCAGGGGCTGACGGACGCGCAGATCAGCCAGATCGCGCACTACGTCTCGCAGCGCTAGCCCGGCCCGACGCACCCTTCCTGAGCTGTCGTTGCGGGTGGCCGCAGGGGAGGCGTCGCCTCCCCTGAAATCCCTCCACCGGGGTGGCAACGGCCACCCCGGACCCCGCGATCGGGCTGCCGCGGATGCGATGATCGAAGGTGTTTCCGATCTCGGTCCCGCAGATCCTGCCCTTGCAGTCGCTTCGGGTCGATGACCCGAAGCGCACCGTCAGCGGAGTGACTCCAGCTCGAAGAAGAAGATGATGGTGGGAGGTCCGGAGGGAGGAAGAATTCCTTCTTCCTCCCTCTGGCCACGGTGGGCCGCCGAAGGATCAGGACAAGGGAGGCGTCACCCCGGCACGGGCGCGCGGGCCATCTCGCGGTAGGTGAAATCCCCCCCGGCTCCGGCCGCGTCCTGCACCGCCAGATCCAGCAGGTGGTGGTGCGGGGAGCGGGAGCAGGCGGGGTCGGTCGCGGCCGCCTCTCCGGTCAGCGCGAAGGCCTGGCAGCGGCAGCCGCCCCAGTCGCGCTCGCGGTGCTCGCAGCCCTGGCAGGGGCTGGGCATCCAGCCGGTGCCGCGGAAGCGGTTGAAGGCCTCGGAGTGCGTCCAGATCTCGGCCAGGGAGTGATCGCGGACGTTTGGGAAGCTGAAGCCGGGCAGGCTCTCGGCGGCGTGGCAGGGCAGGGCGAGCCCGGCCGGGGAGACGGCGATGAAGGACCGGCCCCAGCCCCCCATGCAGGCCTTGGGCCGGTGCGCGTGGTAGTCCGGCACCACGTAGTCGATGACGAGGCGGCCCTGCAGCCGCGCGCGGGCCTCCGCCACGACGGCGGTCGCGGCGTCGAGCTGGGTGCGGCTGGGCAGCAGGGCGTCGCGGTTCCGCAGCGCCCAGCCGTAGTATTGGACATGCGCCACCTCCAGCCGCCCGGCGCCGAGGTGCAGCGCGAGGTCGATCAGCGCGGGCAGGCGGTCCAGGTTCTGGCGGTGGACGACGGCGTTGAGGGTCAGTGGAAGGCCGGCCTCATGGACGGCCCCGGCGAAGAGGAGCTTGCGGGCGTGGCCGCCGCGCAGCCCGCCGATCCGGTCGGCGGAGGCCTCCTCGGCGTCCTGGACGGAGAGTTGGACGTGGTCCAGCCCCGCATCGGCCAGGGCCCGCAGCTTCGCCGCGTCCAGCAGCACGCCGGACGTGATGAGGTTGGAGTAGAGGCCGGCGCGGGCGGCGTGGGCGACGATCTCCGGCAGGTCGCGCCGCGCCGCGGGCTCTCCGCCGGAGAGGTGGAGCTGGAGCACGCCGAGCGCGGCCGCCTCATGGAACACGCGGCCCCAGGTCTCGGTATCCAGCTCCGCCGAGGCGCGGGAGAGCTCGACGGGGTTGGAGCAGTAGGGGCAGCGCAGGGGGCAGCGGTGGGTGAGTTCCGCGAGCAGACCCAAGGGCTTCAAGGGTGGGGGTGGGGGAGGGGTCATGCCGTGACCACCCCCTTGGCGTGCAGGTCGCTCAGCAGGGCGAGCACGTCGGCGGCGATCGCCTCGCGCGGGGCGTCGTACCGGGCGGCGAGGTCGTCCACGATCGCGTCCACGCTGCGGGCGCCATCCATCAGGCGGAGGACCTCCAGCGCGATCTCGTCCGGCACGAAGAGGCGCTCCGGCCCCACCACCACCCAGCGGGCGCGCGCCGCGTCCTCGCGCAGGCGCATGCCGCGGGCGAAGCGGGGGATGCTGGCGGGCGCGACCGTCACGGCACGTCCGGGACGAAGGCGCCCGGCGGCGGCAGGCCCGGGGCGACATAGGCGTGGTGCAGGGCGTCGAGCTGCGCCCAGAGGAGGTCGCACTTGAAGCGCAGCGCGGCCAGCACCGCCTCCTGCTGCGGGCGCGTCCGCGCCTCCCGCGTCACGTAGTCCAGGGCGAAGGCGACGTCCTGGGGCGCCTGGGTCAGACGCGGGGTGAAGTAGGCCAGAGTCGCCTCGTCCACGAAGGGGTAGGCGCGGAGCATGCCGCTGACGCGCTCGGAGATGATGGCCGGGGAGAACATCTCCGTCAGCGAGGAGGCGACCGCCTCCAGCACGCTGCGCTCCCGCACGAAGTGGACATAGGCGTCCACCGCGAAGCGGGTGGCTGGGAGGAGGCCGCGGAGGGAGGTGACGTAGGCGTCCTCCAGCCCGAGGCCGCGGGTGAGGACGAGCCACCGCTCCACCCCGCCGGGCTTGCTGCCGTCGCCGTCATGGTCCTCCAGCCGGCGCCGCCACTCCCGGCGCAGCGCCGTGGTGGAGAGGCGCGCGAGGAGGGAGGCATCCTTCGCGGGGATGCTGGCCTGGTAGTAGTAGCGGTTGAGCGCCCAGGCCTGCACCTGGCCCTTCGTCAGCTTCCCGTCGTGCAGCAGCCGGTGGAAGGGGTGCAGGTTGTGGTAGCGCTCCGCGCCGATGGCGCGCAGCCGCGCCTCCAGTTCTCCGGGCGGGAGGAGCTCGTCCCCGGTCTCGGCCAGCAGCGCGCTCACGCGGTGATCTCCATGCCGTCCTCGGCCACTTCCCAGCCCGCGGCGGCGACCCTCGCGCGCTCCGGGCTGTCCTCCAGCAGAACGGGGTTTGTGTTGTTCAGGTGGACGAAGATGCGGCGCCGCACGCCCAGGCCCTCGAAGGCGGCGAGGGTGCCCCTCTCCCCGGAGACAGACATGTGCCCCATGCGGGCGCCCGTCTTGGGGCCGGCACCCGCGAGGATCATCTCGTCATCCCGCCAGAGCGTGCCATCGAAGAGCACGGTCGCGGCGCCGCGGAGGCGGTCGCGGAGGGCGTCTGTCATCGCCGCGCAGCCCGGGATGAAGTGGACCGCCTCCCCTCCCTCCGCGCGGATAGCGAGGCCGATCGTGGTGCCCGGCTCGCCCGGCTCCGCCTCGTCCCGGCTCTCCTGGTACAGGGGAACCTTGCCCGGGACGGGATAGGCCTCGACGAGGAGGCCGAGCGGCCCTCCCTCGGCGTCCCGCAGCGCCAGCGGCATTCCCAGCGGAAGCTCCCGGCGGGGGACGATGGCGGGGTTCAGGGCGCCGAAGATCGGGTTGGCGGCGAGCACGGCGTGGGTGGAGGCGGTCGCGTAGAGGGCGAAGGGGTGGCGCTCACGCAGGGAGAGGAGGCCGGCCACCGTGTCCACCTCACCCCCGGTGAGGACGGCCGCCGCGAGGGGGGAGTGCCGGACAGCGCCCCGTGCGGGGCGCGGGTGCAGGGCGGGGGTCGCGGCGATCTGCGCCGTCAACTCCGGTGCGGCGTTGATGAGGACCCAGCGCTCGCCATCGGCGCTCACGGCCAGGGCGCATTGGGTGCGGGGGCGGGCGGCCGGATCGCCGGCGCGCGCACGCAGGCAGCCAGGGCCGGCGGAGTTCCACTGCGGGAAACCACCGCCGGCGGCGGCACCGAGCACGATCAGCTTCAGCATCGGTGTCCTGCTCCCCCCGGCTGGGCCGGGGGGCGGCGAATCAGACCTCGGCGCAGGCGTAGGAGTTGATTTCCATCGCGACGGAGATCTCGACGATCTTGGGGGTCTTCCAGGCCATGCTCATCTCTCCTCAGGGGTGCCTTGCGGCAGCCCGGTATTCCTGCTGATCGGGTTGCGGGCGTCAACCGGTCTTTTCGAAGGGCGGCCGGCGGGCAGGCCGGGGCCGCCACAGGAACGGTCCGTACCGGAGCGGGTTGCGGGCGCCCGGCCGGGCCCGGCCGGGAGGCGACCGTGGCATGGGGTCTGGGCTGGCACGAAAATGGCTAAATGGCTCAGGAAATGGGCCGGTGCTAGGCTCCGGCCCCCGGATTTCCCTGCTTTCACCCCTGAGTTCAGGACCTGCAATGCTTTCACGCCGCGTGCTTCTTGGCTCCGCCGCTGCCGTCGCCGCCGCCGGCACGGCCCGGGCCCAGCCCTCCTACCCGGACCGCCCCATCCGCCTGATCTGCCCCTACCCCGCCGGCGGCGCGACGGATGTCCTGACGCGCATCCTGGCCGATGGCATGCGCGAGCGTCTGGGCCAGCCGGTGGTGGTGGAGAACCGCTCCGGCGCGGGCGGGAATATCGGCGTGGACGCGGTCGCGAAGTCCACCCCGGACGGCTACGTGCTGGGAACGGCCCCGGTGGGCAACTTTGTCATCAACCCCTTCCTCTACGCCACCATGCCCTACGACCCCGTGCGCGACCTCACCCCCGTCTCGCTGACCTGGGAGGTGCCGAACGTCGCCGTGGTGGCCGGGAAGTTCGTGCCGGCGCGCAGCTTCCAGGAGTTCCTGACCTGGGCGAAGGCCAAGCCGGGAGGGGTGGTCTACGGCACCTCCGGGGTGGGCACCTCGGCGCATCTCTGCTCGGAGCTGCTGTTCAAGCGCGCGGGCGTGGCCTGCACCCACATCCCCTTCCGCAGCGCGGCGCAGGTAATCCCGGCGATGCTATCGGGCGACGTGGACTTCGCGATCGACAACCTCGCCTCCTACGCCGGCGTGATCCAGCAGGGGGCGATGACCGCCCTGGGCATCACGACGGAGAGGCGCTGGCCGACGATGCCGCAGGTCCCCACCATGGCGGAAGCGGGGATCCCCGATTTCGTGGTCACGGCCTGGTCCGCGCTGATCGGCCCGGCGGGGCTGCCCGGGCCCGTCCAGGAGCGGCTGGCGGCGGCGGTGCAGGGCGTGGCGGCGGACCCGGCGGTCCTGCAGCGTTTCCTCGTCGCGGGGGGGCAGGCCCTGGCATCCACGCCGGCCGGCGCGCGGGAGCGCATGGACCGGGAACGCCCGATGTGGAAGGAGATGGTGGAGCTGTCCGGCGCCCGCATGGAGTAGGAGCAGCAGCAATCGGCGCGCCCGGCCCCCGGACCTGCCAAAGCTGGACGCGCCGAAGCTGGACGCGCCGAAGCTGGACATGCCGGAGCTGGAGCCGCCGGAGCTGGGCGCGCCGGAGCGGCCGCGCCGCCTGCCGGAGAGGGGTCGCGGAAACCCGTGGAACGCCCGCGCCGTTGCGGCTTCCAGGACGTTGAACACGGCGTCCGGCGACAGGCGAGGGTGGACACATGGCCAGCAAGGCAAGCGCGGCGAACGCCAAGAAGGATGGCGAGGAGAAGGTGAAGGGGACCAAGGTCGCCAAGCCGGCCAAGGGCAACAAGCCGAACGCGCTGCAGCAGCCGCTCCAGCCGTCGGACGCCCTCGCGGAGATCGTGGGCAAGGAGAAGCTCGCCCGGGGCGAGGTGGTCAGCAAGGTCTGGGAATACATCAAGACCAACAAGCTGCAGAACCCGAAGGACGGGCGCGAGATCCTGGCGGACGACAAGCTCCGCGAGGTGTTCGGCAAGGACAAGGTGACGATGTTCGAGATGAACAAGCACCTCGCCCAGCACCTGAAGTAGCGCCCCGCCGCGGCCGGGGGCTCTGCGCCCCCGGTTGGTGGCGCGGGGGGGGGGGGCCGGGCACCGCCGCACGCGGCCTCGGGCGAGCAGCCGGCCGGCATCACGCGTAGACCTGCTGACCCGACCACCCGCTCTCCCCGGAATCTCATCCCGGTCCGAAGCCTTGCGGCGCGAGCCGTCCGTGCGGGAGGGCGCCACGGGAAAGGGCGCGTTCGGTCCCGCGCGGAAAGGTTCCTGCCC
This genomic window from Pararoseomonas sp. SCSIO 73927 contains:
- the pqqC gene encoding pyrroloquinoline-quinone synthase PqqC is translated as MLAETGDELLPPGELEARLRAIGAERYHNLHPFHRLLHDGKLTKGQVQAWALNRYYYQASIPAKDASLLARLSTTALRREWRRRLEDHDGDGSKPGGVERWLVLTRGLGLEDAYVTSLRGLLPATRFAVDAYVHFVRERSVLEAVASSLTEMFSPAIISERVSGMLRAYPFVDEATLAYFTPRLTQAPQDVAFALDYVTREARTRPQQEAVLAALRFKCDLLWAQLDALHHAYVAPGLPPPGAFVPDVP
- the pqqE gene encoding pyrroloquinoline quinone biosynthesis protein PqqE codes for the protein MTPPPPPPLKPLGLLAELTHRCPLRCPYCSNPVELSRASAELDTETWGRVFHEAAALGVLQLHLSGGEPAARRDLPEIVAHAARAGLYSNLITSGVLLDAAKLRALADAGLDHVQLSVQDAEEASADRIGGLRGGHARKLLFAGAVHEAGLPLTLNAVVHRQNLDRLPALIDLALHLGAGRLEVAHVQYYGWALRNRDALLPSRTQLDAATAVVAEARARLQGRLVIDYVVPDYHAHRPKACMGGWGRSFIAVSPAGLALPCHAAESLPGFSFPNVRDHSLAEIWTHSEAFNRFRGTGWMPSPCQGCEHRERDWGGCRCQAFALTGEAAATDPACSRSPHHHLLDLAVQDAAGAGGDFTYREMARAPVPG
- a CDS encoding MBL fold metallo-hydrolase, whose product is MTRLTINRRTIMLTAAAASGAALTGRPGRPALAQGAVAPIGNAAHYRFRVGEVAATVLSDGVIGGPPRVYASDAPEAELGAVLRNAFLPADHMTLNLNTLLIETGGRRILLEAGAGQSMGPNGGRLFANLAAVGLTPGDIDAVVVSHAHPDHVGNLRAPDGGRAFPRAAVFVPRADWDFFVRGEPDLSYMPVPAEFRRNFAAAIKRGLEPVSRDVRLYEAGQEIVPGLTTIAASGHTPGMAALLVHSGRDQLLLTADLAYLPVINIDRNWRPGPDRDKDAALEARRRIFDRAAADRLLVLGFHYPFPGLGRMLRTDTGYAWVPAPWQF
- the pqqD gene encoding pyrroloquinoline quinone biosynthesis peptide chaperone PqqD, translated to MTVAPASIPRFARGMRLREDAARARWVVVGPERLFVPDEIALEVLRLMDGARSVDAIVDDLAARYDAPREAIAADVLALLSDLHAKGVVTA
- a CDS encoding DMT family transporter, which gives rise to MLSSPRPGSLPAGATGGVVMMLLGVLLFAVNDTLGKWLVGSYTVGQLLLVRSVAGLCAMAPSIRAAGSPAFLRAPRPGLQLLRVAFSTLESSLFFWALTELPLAEVMTYYMAGPIYVTALSPFLLGERVGWRRWTAVAVGFGGVVLALHPSPSSLSFGAVCALAGSFSYALFLITTRQLAGVPGTVLMTAQLLAALLFGAVLVLTQGWTPPGITDFVLMLFLGIGSLGGNLCVNQALRIAPASVVVPYQYTLILWGMLFGYLFFGEVIGPLTLAGAAIIIGAGLFIFLREQQLRREAPR
- a CDS encoding MFS transporter; protein product: MRNPGATNPGMGNPGIWTVVVAAAVAASMAMGIRQTLGLFLLPLSAETGVSVVTLGLAVALHNLTWGIAQPVTGALGDRYGAGRVAAVGGLLYAAGLGLVVLHPSPLTAVLGIGVLTGLGVGCAGTGSVIAAVGRAAPPERRGSMLGLAAAGGSVGQAMLVPYAQLGMGWFGAVAALGAMAAMALLIVPAARAMEWSPRNPLAPRRALSELPGLARTALRERDFALLTLGFFACGFQLAFLTTHLPTHLALCGMPPWLGATALMLVGLFNIPGSWLCGRLGGVIRPEVALGAIYLVRSLAIALFATLPVTEWGTLLFAAVLGSIWLGSVPLTAAAISRRFGVADLGALYGVCFFSHQIGGFLGAGAAAILVERTGSYAAFWPVMILVGFGAVAANWTTRGPIRAAAAA
- a CDS encoding LysR family transcriptional regulator, producing the protein MKPLRLDSLDVLAAIIRHGGFRAAAAERGVSSTALSQTIRALEDGLGIRLLNRTTRSVAPTEAGARLLERLVPALQEIRTAIDELDGLRERPSGTLRINAPGPAVDHVLCPLAFEFMEIHPEVRVEIMSDAAIVDIVAQGFDAGVRFGQQLDQDMVAVPLGPPLRYAIVAAPSYLRRNGEPGSPQDLVGHACIRRRFPGGTLARWKFERGGEAVEIVPSGRLTLSSAHQELGAALAGQGIAHLLEDYVRPSLAEGSLVEILRDWSQDLPGWFLYYPSRRHPSAAMRAFLDLVAARRVRPPGPGPLSPGQRPM
- a CDS encoding c-type cytochrome codes for the protein MRALLLGLALMAPALPAAAQGSAPENAAPQNAAVARGERLAAERSCGACHGERGVSATPSIPSLAGQQREFIALQLVLFREGLRDVAAMKEPSEGLSDEAVEDLGAYFASLRHAPPPDRARRNVPAYNNGAALSNRLRCGVCHLPNLVGQNQVPHIAGQREEYLADTLKAYRDNNRHGTDTQMNAVVQGLTDAQISQIAHYVSQR
- a CDS encoding PQQ-dependent sugar dehydrogenase — its product is MTSHPAWRPALAGVLSLALSLPALAQQPAAPPAWAQGRTGDQANSPLAPHAPRLTATPADRIPLDSLRLPEGFRAEVWASGMPGARMMARGEDGTVYVGTRAIGRVYAVKEEGGNRTSRVLAQRLDNPNGVAVRDGALYVIAINRVLRYDNIAANPNAEPVDMTAAFNLPTEAHHGWKFAAFGPDGKLYMNIGVPCNTCTFDENRHALIVRYNPDGSGREVMGHGVRNSVGFDWRPGTNVLYASNNGRDWAGNDTPDDTLHRLSRPGEHHGFPYCSGNAWQDPGHTGRRCSEFPAPVALLGPHTAALGMRFYNGTMFPEAYRGRAFIARHGSWNRDAKSGFDVVTVALNEDGSQGRVEPFLTGLLDTGDNSFKGRPTDVLVMPDGSLLVSDEQNGAIYRITYQR